Genomic segment of Geminocystis herdmanii PCC 6308:
AAGTTATTAATTGATTCTCCTAAATCATGATTTACCACGAGAATTATTTTACCTTCATCGGCTAATTCTTGGAAAATATTAAAGATGATTGCTTCTGTTTTTTGATCAACTCCCACAAAAGGTTCATCAAAGAAAAATATATCAGCAGATTGCGCTAACGATCGAGCTAAAAATACTCTTTGTTGTTGTCCGCCTGAAAGTTGTCCGATCGGTCGATCGCAATAATCATACATTTCTACTTTTTCTAAAGCAGTTTTTGCCATTTCTCGACTCATCCTCGAAAAAGGTTTAAACCATCCCGTTTTTTTCACCCTTCCCATCATCACCACATCCCACACCGTTGCGGGATATGTCCAATCTATTTGCGATCGTTGTGGTACATAAGCAACTCTTTGTTTTTGTTTGACAAGAGGTTGACTATCTAAAAGAATTGAGCCAAACTGATAAGGGATCAAGCCTAACATAGCTTTAATCATAGTACTTTTTCCCGCTCCATTAGGTCCAATAATTCCCGTGACTCGTTGAGGAAAAACTTGAAAAGAGAGATTTCTTAACGCCTCAACATTCCGATAGCTTACCGTCAAATTTTCAACCTTCAGACAACCTAAATTACTCATTTTTTGATTTAACCTTGGGAGAGACTAAAGTTATTATAACAAAAAATGAAAAGATTATGAAAAGATTATGAAAAAAATAAAATAAGTTCGTAGTGATGGCTTTAGCCTTCTCTTGAAGAAACCGATCTTAATAGGGTTAAAACCCTTACTACGAACTAATAAAAAATCTATTCGATCGATGTCTATTAGCTTTCTCGATAAATTTAGGAAATAAGGGTTAAAACCCTTACTACAAACAAATATTTACCTCCAATCGTCCCAATCTGAATTAAAGATAGAAGTATTAGGGAATTGAGTGGGATTACCTCTTTTTTCTAAGGTGATTTTTAATTCCTGTAGATTTTTGTTGCGGAATGCAAAACCTTCTGTAAATTCATAGGGTAAAATACCTTTTTGTAAAGCCATAGATGCTGTAATACCTGCCGCTGCACCCGATGACCACTCGAAGGAATGGACTCGATAAGCGGCGGCGGCAATATGACTGGTGGCGATACTTTTTCCTGCTACGAGCATATTGTCAATTTTTTGGGGAATCATGGCAGATAAGGGAATTTGGAAGGGATAAGCCTGTCCTTGTCCTCGTCTTTCTCCTTTTCGCTCGGTATTACCCGGTTTTTCGTGGGGATACTCTGTCATACAGGGGTGAAAGTCGATGGCATAGTGTCCAATACCAACTGCATCGGGGTAAATGGTCGATCGAGTGCGATTTTTAACTTCATCAGGATCAATTTGACCACTTAACACGGAAAATCCTTCTAAACCAGACAATAAGGCTTGTAAACGGCGATATTGATCAGGGGTAAGAGTTTGACGGTAATAGTCATCTCGATAGTTACGGCGAGAAATATCAATTTCATTGACCATAAAACCGTTAGGATGAGCATAATTTGGTCTGCCAATGATTCTTCTTCCTTCCCTCATATAAGGATACTTCGATAAACCGTGAACTGTACCCATAGGAGAGTCTAAACCCTTCAACAATATCTGATTGGGATTTGGTTTTTTGACACCATCCCCTAATTGAGAATCCGTTGTACCTGCTACTAACCAATGGTAAAAACCTAGGGCGTTTTCTTCTCCTTTTCGGAGGGTTTCTGTGCGTAATCCCCCCATCCACCCGCCAGGGTTAAATTGTCCTGTCTGTTGTAATTGTTCTTTGGTATAAATTAAATTGTCTTTTGATGTACCTGGGCGATAATCATTTCCCCATGTCCAGTTTTGCATGGAAATATCGCCGGGGGTAGGTTTTGTAAAGCTAATACCTTGAAATGTCACCATCTCACTAGGCTCTGCTTTCCAAATACGTCTGTAGGTATAAACAAGGTCAAAATCGGCTAATCTGGGTAATTCATAGCTATAATAAGGCTCATACTGTTTATAAAAAGGGGGTTCGGGTTGCGGTTGTGGTTCGGCGGTTTGCTCCATAGCAAAGGTATAAGTAAATCCTTGAGTGCAATAGGGGTCTTGTGTAGTACTCGATGATGATGGTTCTAATTCCGATCGAGGATCAATTCCAAGGCGATGGGGTACATCGGTTAAGCCGATTAATTCCCCTGTTTCTGTGGCTTCGATGACAAACCAATTTGCTTTACCTTCTTTTCTCGGTTTTTGAGGAGGAGTAAACCTAATAATATTTTTCTTAAATCTAGCCGAATCCTGATATGTGTAGGCATCCTCAATGACTTGAGATAAAGGTTCGGTGTTGAGGGGAGGAGTATTCGGTTGCGGTTGATGTTGAATGGCGATCGCCTCGATAATCTGTTGTCCTGTTCCCGCATTCGCCACAGTTTCAATTTTTAAATCTTTAATCACGGTATTGGGAAACCATTTTAAAGTACCTTTACCTTTTTTGGCAGCTTCTTGTAACTGTTTTTGTAAGACTGTATGGGCATCTTTAGGTAAAAAACAAGAATCACTTACCCAACACTCCCCCGGATTCGATCGACCATAGAATTTTTCCAGATTACTTCTCAACTCCAAATAACCACTAGGAAAAAATAACTCTTTTCTTTGAGTACTACGTTCATCTAACGCAGAAGTTCCCTGAGAAGAAATTTGTCCTCCCACCCAATCAGTAATATCCGTTAAACAAACAGTTTTCCCCATTAACAAGGCTTCATAGGCAGTGGCTGCCCCTGCTAATCCTGCTCCTACTACTAATATCTCACATTCTTCGGTTCGCTCGACATTACGGGGGACACTTGCCATAACGGGAGTTACAGAAATAAGACTCAAAGGAATAGCGATTAATTTTTGCCAAAAATCTTTACTAATAAATCTATACATTAATTATTCTTAATACCCAATATCAAAAAATTGTTAGCTAAATTATAGCGGTTTAAACTCAGACGCATCTAAATAGGGATTGTTTCATAGTATTCTGATGTAGGTAAGTAATAAGTAAGGAGTAAGGAGTAAGGAGTAAGGACTAATAATTTCAGTAGAGACGTAAAATTTTACATCTCTACAGTGGTTTGAGTAGTCCAAAATTTATTTTTTTGGAGAAGCCTAATGTTTAAAACAATTATTACTACTATCTCCTACGTTCATCAATATTAAAATGTCCTCAAATACAATTATTTTTCAAGCTACCCGTCGTCGTCTGGCTATTTGGTACACCAGTATAACCGCTATATTATTGATTATTTTTGCTCTTGGTATTTATAGTTATGTTTACACTACTCTGCTCGATCGAATTGACGACACCTTAAAACACGTTGTGGAAATTGTTGAACCATCTTTAATTATCGAAAGAGTCAGTAAAGAAGAAGGCACATATCAAGTAAATTTAGAAGGCAGTTTTTATCAACATCCAAGCACCACTAATCAAGTGGAAGATGATCACATTGATTTAGAATGGTTTAGTCCCAATGGTGAGTTATTGTGGCAAACTTTAGAGTCACCTTTACCTATTCCCTTGTCTTTTAATTCAGGGGGAAAAACTATTCGTATTTCTGATGATTATTTATTAAGACAAATTACCAAAAGAGTAGAAATTGGTCGTTATGTTTTAGGTTATTTAAGAGTAAGTCATCCTTTATTTGATGTGGTAAAACCCATTCAACAACTAATTATTGATTTAAGTTTAGCTATTTTTTTAATGATTATTTCTGTAGCTGGAATTGGTTGGTTTTTATCGGGAATTGCTATTCAACCTGTCATTGAATCTTATCAAAGTTTAAAACAATTTACGGCGGATGCTTCCCATGAATTAAGGAATCCGATCGCCACTATCAAAACCAATATTCAAAGCCTTTTATCCTATCCTGAAATTGATATTAATGCCCAACAAAAACAGTTAAAAATTTTAGAAAGACTCACAGAAAAACTCAGTAATTTAGTCAATGATTTATTATTTTTAGCGAGAAATGATGGCGGTATTATTAAACCCAATTTTCAAACTATTCCTTTAGATGCTTTACTTTTAGAAGTAGTAGAAGAACAAAAAATTATTGCTAAAGAGAAAAATATTTACTTATCTTTTGATATTGAGGATAATAATATAGACGAAAATTTATTTAATATTAATGGAGATTGGAACGAAATTAATCGTTTATTTACTAATTTAATTAGTAATAGTATTTTACATAGTATCAATGAAAATAATTACCAAAATTTAAGTATTAAAGTTACTTTAAAAACCATCAAAAAAAATCATAAAAATTATTGCCAAATTGAGGTAAAAGATAATGGTATTGGTATTGAGGAAAAGATATTACCCCATTTGTTCGATCGATTTTATCGAGGAGATTTTGCTCGTACTAAAGGAGACAATAATAATTATAGTACAGGTTTAGGATTAGCCATCGCCCTTGCTATTGTAGAGAGTCATCAAGGGAAAATTAAAGTTGAAAGTCAAATTAATGAGGGGAGTAACTTTATTGTCACCCTTCCTCTTGTTTCTTAATCTGTTTTTGAGTGAGGATTTTAACCCTTTTAAAAGAGCATTACCAACTAGATTTAACTACACCGGGTAATAAACCTTCATGCGCCCATTCTCTGAGAACATTACGAGATAAACCAAAATCACGATAGAAACCTCTTGGTCTTCCCGTCACCCAACAACGGTTACGTTGACGGTAAGGAGAACTATTTAAGGGCAATCTTTGGAATTTGCGTTGTAACTCAAATTTTTCTAAAGGATCACTAGCAGCATTAATTTGTTCTTTTAAGTCTGCTCTTTTTTTGGCATATTTAGCTACTAACTTGGCACGTTTTGTTTCCCGTGCAATCATTGATTTTTTAGCCATTTAAACTATACTTATATACTAAGTTAAATATAAACACAACATTCTCTATCATAACTCATCTTATGAGCAATCAACAATTAATTGCTTTTGAATAGTTACTCATTATGAGTATTCAAAATTTAATAAGAGAGATAAATTAAATAATTTATGATTCCTAATTCATGATTCCTAATTTTTCATTCCTATTCTACGGTGATAGTTCCTACCATACCTGCTCCACGATGAGGTTCACAATAGTAGGTATATTCTCCGGGTTCAGCAAAAGTCGCTTCAAAGGATTCTCCAGCGGAAAATACTAATCCTTTGTGGCTTAATTTCTCACCATTTTTTGCAGAACTATCAAAAACTACATTATGAGGAGCGAGTTTATTGTTTACCCATTTTACGGTATCACCAGCTTTGATCGTTACTTTTGCAGGTTGAAAAGCTAACATTCCGCTATCTGCACCCATTTTTACTTCTACGGTGTCGGCATGAACTGGATTAACCGCAATCATGGTAACAGCTAATAATAAGGAGGATAATAATAAACCTAGTTTCTTAATCATGTTTTTTCTCTTAAAATTTTTCTTTTCTATCTAATCATCATACAACGAACTTTGACCACTTGTCATTTTTTGAGCCAATTTT
This window contains:
- a CDS encoding metal ABC transporter ATP-binding protein; the encoded protein is MSNLGCLKVENLTVSYRNVEALRNLSFQVFPQRVTGIIGPNGAGKSTMIKAMLGLIPYQFGSILLDSQPLVKQKQRVAYVPQRSQIDWTYPATVWDVVMMGRVKKTGWFKPFSRMSREMAKTALEKVEMYDYCDRPIGQLSGGQQQRVFLARSLAQSADIFFFDEPFVGVDQKTEAIIFNIFQELADEGKIILVVNHDLGESINNFDDLILLNKTLIAIGERKAVLQQENLYNAYNGKVSFYNQNSRLSA
- a CDS encoding FAD-dependent oxidoreductase, with translation MYRFISKDFWQKLIAIPLSLISVTPVMASVPRNVERTEECEILVVGAGLAGAATAYEALLMGKTVCLTDITDWVGGQISSQGTSALDERSTQRKELFFPSGYLELRSNLEKFYGRSNPGECWVSDSCFLPKDAHTVLQKQLQEAAKKGKGTLKWFPNTVIKDLKIETVANAGTGQQIIEAIAIQHQPQPNTPPLNTEPLSQVIEDAYTYQDSARFKKNIIRFTPPQKPRKEGKANWFVIEATETGELIGLTDVPHRLGIDPRSELEPSSSSTTQDPYCTQGFTYTFAMEQTAEPQPQPEPPFYKQYEPYYSYELPRLADFDLVYTYRRIWKAEPSEMVTFQGISFTKPTPGDISMQNWTWGNDYRPGTSKDNLIYTKEQLQQTGQFNPGGWMGGLRTETLRKGEENALGFYHWLVAGTTDSQLGDGVKKPNPNQILLKGLDSPMGTVHGLSKYPYMREGRRIIGRPNYAHPNGFMVNEIDISRRNYRDDYYRQTLTPDQYRRLQALLSGLEGFSVLSGQIDPDEVKNRTRSTIYPDAVGIGHYAIDFHPCMTEYPHEKPGNTERKGERRGQGQAYPFQIPLSAMIPQKIDNMLVAGKSIATSHIAAAAYRVHSFEWSSGAAAGITASMALQKGILPYEFTEGFAFRNKNLQELKITLEKRGNPTQFPNTSIFNSDWDDWR
- a CDS encoding sensor histidine kinase; translated protein: MFQATRRRLAIWYTSITAILLIIFALGIYSYVYTTLLDRIDDTLKHVVEIVEPSLIIERVSKEEGTYQVNLEGSFYQHPSTTNQVEDDHIDLEWFSPNGELLWQTLESPLPIPLSFNSGGKTIRISDDYLLRQITKRVEIGRYVLGYLRVSHPLFDVVKPIQQLIIDLSLAIFLMIISVAGIGWFLSGIAIQPVIESYQSLKQFTADASHELRNPIATIKTNIQSLLSYPEIDINAQQKQLKILERLTEKLSNLVNDLLFLARNDGGIIKPNFQTIPLDALLLEVVEEQKIIAKEKNIYLSFDIEDNNIDENLFNINGDWNEINRLFTNLISNSILHSINENNYQNLSIKVTLKTIKKNHKNYCQIEVKDNGIGIEEKILPHLFDRFYRGDFARTKGDNNNYSTGLGLAIALAIVESHQGKIKVESQINEGSNFIVTLPLVS
- the rpsN gene encoding 30S ribosomal protein S14, whose product is MAKKSMIARETKRAKLVAKYAKKRADLKEQINAASDPLEKFELQRKFQRLPLNSSPYRQRNRCWVTGRPRGFYRDFGLSRNVLREWAHEGLLPGVVKSSW
- the petE gene encoding plastocyanin, translated to MIKKLGLLLSSLLLAVTMIAVNPVHADTVEVKMGADSGMLAFQPAKVTIKAGDTVKWVNNKLAPHNVVFDSSAKNGEKLSHKGLVFSAGESFEATFAEPGEYTYYCEPHRGAGMVGTITVE